A stretch of Aeromicrobium tamlense DNA encodes these proteins:
- the map gene encoding type I methionyl aminopeptidase has protein sequence MFGESIELKTPEQLASMRQAGLVVGRTLEVLRAAVAPGVSTDDLDALARERLAAEGATSNFLGYHGFTGVICASVNDEIVHGIPGDRVLAEGDLISIDFGAVVDGWHGDAAISVPVGEVAPEVAELNRVTEESLWRGIAAARIGGRVGDISHAIESYVRSQGRYGITEGFTGHGIGSEMHMAPDVPNSGRRGKGPKLQLGMALAIEPMITLGTSRAAILEDDWTAVTTDGTWAAHHEHSITVTTEGVWVLTALDGGAARLAELGVPCAEPTS, from the coding sequence ATGTTCGGTGAGTCGATCGAGCTGAAGACGCCCGAGCAGCTGGCCTCGATGCGCCAGGCCGGCCTGGTCGTGGGCCGCACCCTGGAGGTGCTGCGCGCGGCCGTCGCTCCCGGCGTCAGCACCGACGACCTCGACGCGTTGGCCCGTGAGCGGCTGGCCGCCGAGGGTGCCACGTCGAACTTCCTCGGCTACCACGGGTTCACGGGCGTCATCTGCGCCTCGGTCAACGACGAGATCGTCCACGGCATCCCGGGCGACCGGGTGCTGGCCGAGGGCGACCTGATCTCGATCGACTTCGGTGCCGTCGTCGACGGCTGGCACGGCGACGCCGCGATCAGCGTGCCGGTCGGCGAGGTCGCGCCCGAGGTCGCCGAGCTGAACCGGGTCACCGAGGAGTCGCTGTGGCGCGGCATCGCCGCGGCACGCATCGGCGGCCGAGTCGGCGACATCTCGCACGCGATCGAGTCCTACGTCCGCAGCCAGGGCCGCTACGGCATCACCGAGGGCTTCACCGGGCACGGCATCGGCTCGGAGATGCACATGGCCCCCGACGTGCCCAACAGCGGACGTCGTGGCAAGGGTCCCAAGCTGCAGCTGGGCATGGCGCTCGCGATCGAGCCGATGATCACGCTCGGCACCTCGCGCGCCGCGATCCTCGAGGACGACTGGACGGCCGTCACCACCGACGGCACGTGGGCCGCGCACCACGAGCACTCGATCACCGTCACCACGGAGGGCGTGTGGGTGCTCACCGCGCTCGACGGCGGCGCAGCGCGCCTCGCCGAGCTCGGCGTCCCCTGTGCCGAGCCCACCTCCTGA
- a CDS encoding AraC family transcriptional regulator, with the protein MTGGDDVRRIDPTERAHLLDASGYTPPIHRFAPSPALASVVRRYWMPVWSLPDGHVTVQRVLQYPVCLIVVSHEYARLVGPSSGLSTTELGGSGWALGTMLQPAAGIALAGGPVEGLTDRAVPLGDDNLVSRIRAAAGEAPDDPERQRAAVAAMEESLKRLLPVDEEGLLVNAIVEYVEGDPEVQRVRQVCEKFAITERTLQRLTARRIGLSPKWLIQRRRLHEAAERLRDAPRPDLARVAADLGYADQAHFGRDFRAVTGLTPGEFAAEPRA; encoded by the coding sequence ATGACCGGTGGAGACGACGTCCGGCGCATCGACCCGACCGAGCGGGCGCACCTGCTCGACGCGTCGGGCTACACGCCGCCCATCCACCGGTTCGCCCCCTCCCCCGCGCTCGCGTCCGTGGTGCGTCGGTACTGGATGCCCGTCTGGTCCCTGCCCGACGGCCACGTCACGGTCCAGCGCGTGCTCCAGTACCCGGTCTGCCTGATCGTCGTCTCCCACGAGTACGCGCGGCTGGTCGGCCCGAGCAGCGGCCTGTCCACCACCGAGCTGGGTGGGAGCGGCTGGGCCCTCGGCACGATGCTGCAGCCCGCGGCGGGCATCGCGCTGGCCGGCGGCCCCGTCGAGGGTCTGACCGACCGCGCGGTGCCGCTCGGGGACGACAATCTCGTCTCCCGCATCCGCGCCGCGGCCGGCGAAGCCCCGGACGATCCCGAGCGGCAGCGGGCCGCCGTGGCTGCGATGGAGGAGTCGCTGAAGCGCCTGCTGCCCGTCGACGAGGAGGGCCTGCTGGTCAACGCGATCGTCGAGTACGTCGAGGGCGATCCCGAGGTCCAGCGCGTGCGACAGGTCTGCGAGAAGTTCGCGATCACGGAGCGCACCCTGCAGCGGCTCACCGCCCGCCGGATCGGACTCTCGCCGAAGTGGCTGATCCAGCGGCGCCGGCTGCACGAGGCGGCCGAGCGGTTGCGCGACGCGCCTCGACCCGACCTCGCCCGCGTGGCGGCCGACCTCGGCTACGCCGACCAGGCGCACTTCGGCCGCGACTTCCGCGCGGTCACCGGCCTGACCCCCGGCGAGTTCGCCGCCGAGCCCCGCGCCTGA
- a CDS encoding maleylpyruvate isomerase family mycothiol-dependent enzyme has protein sequence MSIYLDAADRFSDVVAATTDWSAESPCEGWTAADVVDHVIDTEREFLARHEIDAGPRPSGAPAQAWAEHLAAIRPLATDDAVTSREFDGVFGRTTIGATLDAFYGFDLVVHGWDLGTSNGRPTTFTEADMDAMEAAFEGFGDHAYDDGVFRSPVEVPQDADRQTRLLARMGRRAPVTA, from the coding sequence ATGAGCATCTACCTCGACGCGGCCGACCGCTTCAGCGACGTCGTCGCCGCCACCACCGACTGGTCCGCGGAGTCCCCCTGCGAGGGGTGGACCGCCGCCGACGTCGTCGACCACGTCATCGACACCGAGCGCGAGTTCCTCGCCCGGCACGAGATCGACGCGGGACCGCGGCCCTCCGGCGCTCCCGCGCAGGCGTGGGCCGAGCACCTCGCCGCCATCCGGCCCCTCGCCACGGACGACGCGGTCACATCGCGCGAGTTCGACGGCGTCTTCGGCCGCACCACGATCGGCGCGACCCTCGACGCGTTCTACGGCTTCGACCTGGTCGTGCACGGCTGGGACCTCGGCACGTCGAACGGCCGGCCCACGACCTTCACCGAGGCCGACATGGACGCGATGGAGGCCGCCTTCGAGGGCTTCGGCGACCACGCCTACGACGACGGGGTCTTCCGGTCCCCGGTCGAGGTGCCGCAGGACGCCGATCGCCAGACGCGCCTGCTCGCGCGGATGGGCCGCCGCGCGCCCGTCACCGCCTGA
- the ddaH gene encoding dimethylargininase, giving the protein MTQILTTPLVAPVRSARTRHYVMCPPTEFDVVYSINPWMDPSTAVDRELARAQWQALQDVYAGLGHRIDLLEPVAGLPDMVFAANGAVSVADRTYGAAFAFPQRQAEAHAHVDFLRAAGREVHRPAHTNEGEGDFLVLRDVVLAGHGFRTTTDAHREAEAALGRPVVSLELVDPRFYHLDVALGVLDDGHGDGPADIAWFPAAFSPAARRTLRRMFPGALECFEADALAFGLNFVSDGRNVVLPAEATGLAASLRERGYEPVPVELSEFVKGGGSVKCCTAELHR; this is encoded by the coding sequence ATGACGCAGATCCTGACCACGCCCCTGGTCGCCCCCGTCCGCAGTGCGCGCACGCGCCACTACGTGATGTGCCCGCCCACCGAGTTCGACGTGGTCTACTCGATCAACCCGTGGATGGACCCCTCCACCGCGGTCGACCGCGAGCTCGCGCGCGCCCAGTGGCAGGCGCTGCAGGACGTGTACGCGGGTCTCGGGCACCGCATCGACCTGCTCGAGCCCGTCGCTGGACTGCCCGACATGGTGTTCGCGGCCAACGGTGCCGTCTCGGTGGCCGACCGCACGTACGGTGCCGCCTTCGCGTTCCCGCAGCGCCAGGCGGAGGCCCACGCGCACGTCGACTTCCTGCGCGCCGCCGGCCGCGAGGTCCATCGCCCGGCCCACACGAACGAGGGCGAGGGCGACTTCCTCGTCCTGCGCGACGTGGTGCTCGCCGGCCACGGCTTCCGCACCACGACCGACGCGCACCGCGAGGCCGAGGCCGCCCTCGGGCGTCCGGTGGTCTCGCTCGAGCTCGTCGACCCGCGGTTCTACCACCTCGACGTCGCCCTGGGCGTGCTCGACGACGGCCACGGTGACGGCCCGGCCGACATCGCCTGGTTCCCCGCCGCCTTCAGCCCCGCGGCGCGCCGCACGCTGCGACGGATGTTCCCCGGCGCCCTCGAGTGCTTCGAGGCCGACGCGCTCGCCTTCGGGCTGAACTTCGTCAGCGACGGCCGGAACGTCGTGCTGCCGGCCGAGGCCACCGGACTCGCCGCGTCCCTGCGCGAGCGAGGCTACGAGCCGGTGCCCGTCGAGCTCTCGGAGTTCGTCAAGGGCGGCGGCAGCGTGAAGTGCTGCACCGCCGAGCTGCACCGCTGA
- a CDS encoding Lrp/AsnC family transcriptional regulator, which translates to MSLDQIDRSLLDALTEDGRASYAALGSRVGLSAPAVKRRVDRLVESGVISGFTVVVDPHHRGWTTEAYVEVHCQGTISPHVLREAFLQVPQVHAAATVSGAADAILHLVAEDVRDLEQALEQIRIGAASVSQTETSIVLSRLIHDRHGVEG; encoded by the coding sequence ATGAGCCTGGACCAGATCGACCGCTCCCTGCTGGACGCCCTGACCGAGGACGGCCGGGCCAGCTACGCCGCACTCGGCTCGCGCGTGGGCCTGTCCGCGCCGGCCGTGAAGCGCCGCGTCGACCGCCTCGTCGAGTCCGGCGTCATCAGCGGCTTCACCGTGGTGGTCGACCCGCACCACCGCGGCTGGACCACCGAGGCCTACGTCGAGGTGCACTGCCAGGGGACGATCTCGCCGCACGTCCTGCGCGAGGCGTTCCTGCAGGTACCGCAGGTCCACGCGGCGGCCACGGTCTCGGGCGCCGCCGACGCGATCCTGCACCTGGTCGCCGAGGACGTGCGCGACCTCGAGCAGGCGCTCGAGCAGATCCGCATCGGTGCGGCCAGCGTGAGCCAGACCGAGACCTCGATCGTGCTGTCGCGACTCATCCACGACCGCCACGGTGTCGAGGGCTGA
- a CDS encoding MFS transporter, which produces MERTRAASVGAGLVGALVFVEFVSGFLQGYYTPLASDIARHLHVNDADVNWFEAAQLLLSALCVPPLSKLGDLIGHQKVLVWSAVLTAIATCGIAFATTFEAYLVFWALQGVFTVWLPLEVALIYRRSAGMDQRAAATRRATGVIVAALQAGAIAGALSAGATSAAFDSLWMVLAVPGLLTVGVVFVIIGFVPDVHERQSGSLDGVGLVLLSSSLLLVTGGLSLVRVLGVGSPWPWIAIALGALVLVPFVAYELQTGDPIIDLRVMRRASMWPVQFTALLFGVSVLGAQIPLSTFAQTDPDVHGYGLGLNSSTVAPIIGGYVLSMLIGALVFARVSQRFTPRACLIGAATLVGVGYASLVPLHHSVAQMAACMVVAGLGSGALVAALPAAAAAAAPEGRTAVATGLTNTTKTIGGSFASCVFGVALATGATHATAASMSGYYTVWIVCSVTAFVAAIGLTFVPRLAFADPAGIEEEIGR; this is translated from the coding sequence ATGGAACGAACGCGCGCGGCCTCGGTCGGAGCCGGACTCGTCGGCGCTCTCGTGTTCGTCGAGTTCGTCAGCGGGTTCCTTCAGGGGTACTACACGCCGCTGGCCAGCGACATCGCGCGCCACCTCCACGTCAACGACGCCGACGTCAACTGGTTCGAGGCGGCCCAGCTGCTGCTCTCGGCGCTGTGCGTCCCACCGCTGTCGAAGCTCGGTGACCTGATCGGGCACCAGAAGGTGCTGGTGTGGTCGGCCGTGCTGACCGCGATCGCCACGTGCGGCATCGCCTTCGCCACCACCTTCGAGGCCTACCTGGTGTTCTGGGCGCTGCAGGGCGTGTTCACGGTCTGGCTGCCCCTCGAGGTCGCGCTGATCTACCGGCGCAGCGCCGGGATGGACCAGCGCGCCGCCGCCACCCGGCGCGCGACGGGCGTCATCGTCGCGGCCCTCCAGGCCGGCGCGATCGCCGGCGCCCTGTCGGCGGGTGCGACGTCCGCCGCGTTCGACTCGCTGTGGATGGTGCTGGCGGTGCCGGGGCTGCTCACCGTCGGCGTCGTCTTCGTCATCATCGGCTTCGTCCCCGACGTCCACGAGCGCCAGTCGGGATCGCTCGACGGCGTCGGGCTGGTCCTGTTGAGCTCGAGCCTGCTGCTCGTGACCGGCGGCCTGTCCCTGGTGCGGGTGCTCGGCGTCGGCTCGCCGTGGCCCTGGATCGCGATCGCCCTCGGCGCGCTGGTCCTGGTGCCGTTCGTCGCGTACGAGCTGCAGACCGGCGACCCGATCATCGACCTGCGCGTGATGCGTCGCGCCTCGATGTGGCCGGTGCAGTTCACCGCCCTGCTGTTCGGCGTGAGCGTGCTCGGCGCGCAGATCCCGCTGTCGACCTTCGCCCAGACCGACCCCGACGTGCACGGCTACGGACTCGGCCTCAACTCCTCGACGGTGGCTCCGATCATCGGCGGCTACGTGCTCTCGATGCTGATCGGCGCCCTCGTCTTCGCCCGGGTGAGCCAGCGGTTCACGCCGCGGGCCTGCCTCATCGGCGCGGCGACCCTCGTGGGGGTCGGCTACGCCTCGCTCGTGCCGCTGCACCACTCCGTCGCCCAGATGGCGGCGTGCATGGTGGTGGCGGGGCTCGGCTCCGGCGCGCTGGTCGCCGCGCTGCCCGCCGCCGCCGCGGCCGCGGCGCCCGAGGGCCGGACCGCCGTCGCGACCGGCCTCACCAACACCACCAAGACCATCGGCGGGTCGTTCGCGTCCTGCGTCTTCGGCGTCGCCCTCGCGACGGGCGCCACGCACGCGACCGCTGCGTCCATGTCCGGCTACTACACCGTCTGGATCGTCTGCTCGGTCACGGCGTTCGTGGCCGCGATCGGACTGACGTTCGTGCCGCGGCTGGCGTTCGCCGACCCGGCCGGCATCGAGGAGGAGATCGGTCGATGA
- a CDS encoding M20/M25/M40 family metallo-hydrolase, translating to MNAAARLAELIACRTVSAPDERDEAEFVAFRETFAGLYPSLHAALELTQFEGGTLLFRWPGRSTERPLVLMAHYDVVPAPAEQWERDPFSGAIEDGFVHGRGALDDKGPLVCIAEAVESLLAEGFEPARDVYLSFGSDEEVFGHGAAEVVDHLDSMGVRPWLVSDEGGAIVDDGLPGVSATTAMVAIVEKGTVDVGLLARGGGGHASTPSKNGATARLARAIVRIDRHPATPHLSEPVLQMLEALAGLVPKPVAPVLAHARRANRPVAELLARLGKETGAMVRTTMAVTQLSGSPARNVLATEARANVNVRLAVGDTREQLRARLERLFRGLDVEVERMDGEDPPPVSRTDNDAWRALGEAVKALGPDIAVVPYVQTGGTDSRHFTRISDSVYRFAPLHMTRAQRDSIHAPNEKVAIDTLERGAAFHRALITGMD from the coding sequence ATGAACGCCGCCGCACGCCTGGCCGAGCTGATCGCGTGTCGCACCGTCTCGGCGCCCGACGAGCGGGACGAGGCCGAGTTCGTCGCGTTCCGCGAGACGTTCGCCGGGCTCTACCCGAGCCTGCACGCGGCTCTCGAGCTGACGCAGTTCGAGGGAGGCACGCTGCTGTTCCGCTGGCCCGGACGCTCCACCGAGCGCCCCCTCGTGCTGATGGCGCACTACGACGTGGTGCCCGCCCCCGCCGAGCAGTGGGAGCGCGACCCGTTCTCGGGTGCCATCGAGGACGGCTTCGTCCACGGTCGCGGCGCCCTCGACGACAAGGGCCCGCTGGTCTGCATCGCCGAGGCGGTCGAGTCGCTGCTGGCCGAGGGGTTCGAGCCCGCCCGCGACGTCTACCTCTCCTTCGGCTCCGACGAGGAGGTCTTCGGGCACGGCGCGGCCGAGGTCGTCGACCACCTCGACTCGATGGGCGTGCGCCCGTGGCTCGTCTCGGACGAGGGCGGCGCGATCGTCGACGACGGCCTGCCGGGCGTCTCGGCCACCACCGCGATGGTCGCCATCGTCGAGAAGGGCACCGTCGACGTCGGCCTGCTGGCGCGCGGCGGGGGAGGGCACGCGTCCACCCCGTCGAAGAACGGCGCCACGGCGCGCCTGGCCCGGGCCATCGTGCGGATCGACCGGCACCCGGCCACGCCGCACCTGTCCGAGCCGGTCCTGCAGATGCTCGAGGCCCTCGCCGGCCTGGTGCCCAAGCCCGTGGCGCCCGTGCTCGCGCACGCCCGCCGCGCGAACCGTCCCGTGGCCGAGCTGCTGGCCCGGCTGGGCAAGGAGACCGGCGCGATGGTCCGCACGACGATGGCGGTGACCCAGCTCAGCGGCAGCCCGGCGCGCAACGTGCTGGCCACCGAGGCGCGCGCCAACGTCAACGTGCGGCTGGCCGTGGGGGACACCCGCGAGCAGCTGCGCGCCCGCCTCGAGAGGCTGTTCCGCGGTCTCGACGTCGAGGTGGAGCGGATGGACGGCGAGGACCCGCCTCCGGTGTCGCGCACCGACAACGACGCCTGGCGCGCGCTGGGGGAGGCCGTGAAGGCCCTCGGTCCCGACATCGCCGTCGTCCCGTACGTGCAGACCGGCGGCACCGACTCCCGGCACTTCACGCGGATCAGCGACTCGGTCTACCGGTTCGCGCCGCTGCACATGACCCGGGCGCAGCGCGACTCGATCCACGCGCCGAACGAGAAGGTCGCGATCGACACGCTCGAGCGGGGCGCGGCCTTCCACCGCGCGCTCATCACCGGGATGGACTGA
- a CDS encoding DUF1330 domain-containing protein — translation MAVDPTGADLKRFLAEDPGGPVVMLNLLQFREDGVASYREYTTRIGPFLDRVGGEVVYAGDLATALVAPEGWAWDAVLLVRYPSRAAFSQMVADPEYQQITGLRTAALDEAVLQAGLPWPI, via the coding sequence ATGGCCGTCGATCCCACCGGTGCCGACCTCAAGCGGTTCCTCGCCGAGGACCCCGGAGGTCCTGTCGTGATGCTCAACCTGCTGCAGTTCCGCGAGGACGGCGTCGCTTCCTACCGCGAGTACACGACCCGCATCGGGCCGTTCCTGGACAGGGTCGGCGGCGAGGTCGTCTACGCCGGCGACCTCGCGACGGCGCTGGTCGCACCCGAGGGCTGGGCGTGGGACGCGGTGCTGCTCGTGCGCTACCCGTCGCGCGCCGCGTTCAGCCAGATGGTGGCCGATCCGGAGTACCAGCAGATCACCGGCCTGCGCACCGCGGCGCTCGACGAGGCCGTCCTGCAGGCGGGCCTTCCCTGGCCGATTTGA
- the infA gene encoding translation initiation factor IF-1, whose protein sequence is MAKKEGVIEMEGAVVEALPNAMFRVELANGHKVLAHISGKMRQHYIRILPEDRVVVELSPYDLSRGRIVYRYK, encoded by the coding sequence ATGGCGAAAAAAGAAGGCGTCATCGAGATGGAGGGTGCGGTCGTCGAGGCCCTGCCCAACGCGATGTTCCGAGTCGAGCTGGCCAACGGCCACAAGGTCCTCGCGCACATCAGCGGCAAGATGCGCCAGCACTACATCCGGATCCTCCCCGAGGACCGTGTCGTGGTGGAACTCTCGCCGTACGACCTCAGCCGCGGACGCATCGTCTACCGCTACAAGTGA
- the rpmJ gene encoding 50S ribosomal protein L36 yields MKVNPSVKKICDKCKVIRRHGRVMVICENPRHKQRQG; encoded by the coding sequence ATGAAGGTCAACCCGAGCGTGAAGAAGATCTGTGACAAGTGCAAGGTGATCCGTCGCCACGGCCGCGTCATGGTGATCTGCGAGAACCCGCGCCACAAGCAGCGCCAGGGCTGA
- the rpsM gene encoding 30S ribosomal protein S13, with amino-acid sequence MARLVGVDLPREKRVVIGLTYIFGIGRTRAVEALAATGIDPNTRVHELNDDQLVALRDHIEANYQVEGDLRREVTADIRRKMEIGSYQGRRHRAHLPVRGQRTKTNARTRKGPKRTVAGKKK; translated from the coding sequence ATGGCACGCCTCGTCGGAGTGGATCTGCCGCGCGAAAAGCGCGTGGTGATCGGACTCACGTACATCTTCGGGATCGGCCGCACGCGTGCGGTCGAGGCCCTCGCCGCCACCGGCATCGACCCCAACACCCGCGTTCACGAGCTGAACGACGACCAGCTCGTCGCGCTCCGTGACCACATCGAGGCGAACTACCAGGTCGAGGGTGACCTGCGCCGCGAGGTCACCGCGGACATCCGCCGCAAGATGGAGATCGGCTCCTACCAGGGCCGCCGTCACCGTGCGCACCTGCCCGTTCGCGGCCAGCGCACCAAGACCAACGCGCGCACCCGCAAGGGCCCCAAGCGCACCGTCGCCGGAAAGAAGAAGTGA
- the rpsK gene encoding 30S ribosomal protein S11, which yields MPPKNSGAKKVRRKEKKNVVQGEAHIKSTFNNTHVTITDPSGAVIAWASGGTVGFKGSRKSTPYAAGMAAEAAGRQAMDHGMKKVDVFVKGPGSGRETAIRSLSGVGLEVGTISDVTPSPHNGCRPPKHRRL from the coding sequence ATGCCCCCCAAGAACTCCGGTGCCAAGAAGGTGCGCCGCAAGGAGAAGAAGAACGTCGTTCAGGGCGAGGCCCACATCAAGAGCACGTTCAACAACACGCACGTGACGATCACCGACCCCAGCGGTGCGGTGATCGCGTGGGCCTCCGGCGGAACCGTCGGCTTCAAGGGCTCGCGCAAGTCGACTCCGTACGCCGCCGGCATGGCTGCCGAGGCCGCCGGACGTCAGGCGATGGACCACGGCATGAAGAAGGTCGACGTCTTCGTCAAGGGCCCCGGCTCGGGACGCGAGACGGCGATCCGGTCGCTCAGCGGCGTCGGCCTCGAGGTCGGCACCATCTCTGACGTGACCCCCAGCCCGCACAACGGCTGCCGTCCGCCCAAGCACCGTCGTCTCTGA
- the rpsD gene encoding 30S ribosomal protein S4 produces MARYTGPLTKKSRRYGVDLVGGDKAFERRPYAPGQHGRTRVKESEYRTQLQEKQKARYTYGVLEKQFRKYYELASRRPGKTGDNLLSLLESRLDNVVYRAGLARTRRHARQLVTHGHFLVNGVKTNIPSFQVSKHDIIDVKAKSLETTPFIVARETHDSDTVPGWLDVSPERGRILVHQNPVREQITVPIQEQLIVEFYSKI; encoded by the coding sequence ATGGCCCGTTACACCGGACCTCTCACCAAGAAGTCGCGCCGCTACGGCGTCGACCTCGTCGGTGGGGACAAGGCCTTCGAGCGCCGTCCGTACGCGCCCGGCCAGCACGGCCGCACCCGCGTCAAGGAGTCGGAGTACCGCACCCAGCTGCAGGAGAAGCAGAAGGCGCGCTACACCTACGGCGTCCTCGAGAAGCAGTTCCGCAAGTACTACGAGCTGGCCTCGCGCCGTCCCGGCAAGACCGGTGACAACCTGCTCAGCCTGCTCGAGAGCCGTCTCGACAACGTCGTCTACCGTGCCGGCCTGGCCCGCACGCGTCGTCACGCCCGCCAGCTGGTGACCCACGGTCACTTCCTGGTCAACGGCGTCAAGACGAACATCCCGTCCTTCCAGGTCAGCAAGCACGACATCATCGATGTCAAGGCCAAGAGCCTGGAGACGACGCCGTTCATCGTGGCGCGCGAGACGCACGACTCCGACACCGTGCCCGGCTGGCTCGACGTGTCGCCCGAGCGTGGCCGCATCCTGGTTCACCAGAACCCGGTCCGCGAGCAGATCACCGTTCCGATCCAGGAGCAGCTGATCGTCGAGTTCTACTCGAAGATCTGA
- a CDS encoding DNA-directed RNA polymerase subunit alpha: MLIAQRPVLSEEVVDEFRSRFVIEPLEPGFGYTLGNSLRRTLLSSIPGAAVTSIKIDGVLHEFSTIEGVTEDVTEIILNLKNLVVSSTIDEPVVMYLRADEAGDVTAAAITPPAGVEVHNPDLHVATLNDKGRLEIELVVERGRGYVSAVQNKTGDEEIGRMPVDSIYSPVLKVTYKVEATRVEQRTDFDKLIIDVETKASILPRDAIASAGSTLVELFGLARELNVEAEGIDIGPSPVDEQLAADLALAIEDLDFTVRSYNCLKREGIHTVGELITRSEQDLLDIRNFGSKSIDEVKAKLAELGLSLKDSPSGFDPSAVIDNFDEDAGFAEDEQY, translated from the coding sequence ATGCTGATCGCCCAGCGCCCCGTCCTGTCCGAAGAGGTCGTCGACGAGTTCCGTTCGCGGTTCGTCATCGAGCCCCTCGAGCCCGGCTTCGGCTACACCCTCGGCAACTCGCTGCGTCGCACGCTGCTGTCGTCGATCCCGGGTGCGGCCGTCACCTCGATCAAGATCGACGGTGTCCTCCACGAGTTCTCGACCATCGAGGGCGTCACCGAGGACGTCACCGAGATCATCCTCAACCTGAAGAACCTCGTGGTCTCCTCGACCATCGACGAGCCCGTCGTGATGTACCTGCGCGCCGATGAGGCCGGTGACGTCACCGCCGCCGCCATCACGCCGCCGGCCGGTGTGGAGGTCCACAACCCGGACCTGCACGTCGCCACCCTGAACGACAAGGGCCGCCTCGAGATCGAGCTGGTCGTCGAGCGTGGCCGCGGCTACGTCTCGGCCGTCCAGAACAAGACCGGCGACGAGGAGATCGGCCGCATGCCGGTCGACTCGATCTACAGCCCGGTCCTGAAGGTCACCTACAAGGTCGAGGCCACCCGAGTCGAGCAGCGCACCGACTTCGACAAGCTGATCATCGACGTCGAGACCAAGGCCTCGATCCTGCCGCGCGACGCGATCGCGTCGGCAGGGTCCACCCTGGTCGAGCTGTTCGGTCTGGCCCGTGAGCTCAACGTCGAGGCCGAGGGCATCGACATCGGCCCGTCGCCGGTCGACGAGCAGCTGGCCGCCGACCTGGCGCTGGCGATCGAGGACCTGGACTTCACGGTTCGCTCGTACAACTGCCTCAAGCGCGAGGGCATCCACACCGTGGGTGAGCTCATCACGCGCAGCGAGCAGGACCTGCTGGACATCCGCAACTTCGGTTCGAAGTCGATCGACGAGGTCAAGGCCAAGCTCGCCGAGCTCGGTCTGTCGCTCAAGGACAGCCCGTCGGGCTTCGATCCCTCCGCCGTCATCGACAACTTCGACGAGGACGCCGGTTTCGCCGAGGACGAGCAGTACTGA
- the rplQ gene encoding 50S ribosomal protein L17, with amino-acid sequence MPTPTKGPRLGGSPSHQRLILANLAQSLFEHGRITTTEAKAKRLRPYAEHLITKAKTDTVANRRQVVKVIRDKGVLHTLFTEIGPAMATRPGGYTRITKIGPRKGDNAPMAVIEIVETKEFDASAPKAPRAEAAPAVEEAPVEETATDEATEAPAEEATEAPADEAVAEEAPEASEDETK; translated from the coding sequence ATGCCCACCCCCACCAAGGGTCCTCGCCTCGGCGGCAGCCCCTCGCACCAGCGGCTGATCCTGGCCAACCTGGCCCAGAGCCTGTTCGAGCACGGCCGCATCACGACGACCGAGGCCAAGGCCAAGCGTCTGCGTCCGTACGCCGAGCACCTCATCACGAAGGCCAAGACCGACACGGTGGCCAACCGCCGCCAGGTCGTCAAGGTCATCCGTGACAAGGGCGTCCTGCACACGCTCTTCACCGAGATCGGCCCGGCCATGGCCACCCGCCCGGGCGGCTACACGCGCATCACGAAGATCGGTCCGCGCAAGGGCGACAACGCCCCCATGGCCGTCATCGAGATCGTGGAGACCAAGGAGTTCGACGCCAGCGCGCCGAAGGCCCCGCGTGCCGAGGCCGCCCCGGCGGTCGAGGAGGCCCCGGTCGAGGAGACCGCGACCGACGAGGCCACCGAGGCTCCGGCCGAGGAGGCCACCGAGGCTCCCGCTGACGAGGCCGTCGCCGAGGAGGCCCCCGAGGCCTCCGAGGACGAGACCAAGTAA